The segment GCGGCCGGGGCGGGAGCGGGCAACGACCCCGGCCAGGGGGGTGCGTCGTCCGGAGGCGCCACCTCCCGGCCGGGGCCAGACGGAAACGGCACCAGGACCAGTTGGTCGGCCGGGTCGCGCCCACCCCGCCACACCGGCACCCGCACTGCCCCGGGGCCGAGCAGGCCGGCCACCCGGGTCAGGCCCCGCTCAGCCCGCCCGTCGGCCGCTGATGCCCCGCCCCAGAAACCGGCCTGGTGGCCGGTAGCCGGAACCACCTCGTCGGGTACGAGAGCCAGGCGGGTCAGGCCCGCGGTGGGCCGTACGGACGGGGGCCCGTGCAACCACCCCTCCAGTTGCCACCGCACCCGGTCGGCCACCGCTAGGGGGCCCATGGGCCCCTCATCTCGCCACCGCCTCTCCAGTCGCTCCCCATGGGCCGTCTCCGCTTCGATCACCATCCGGGTACAGGACAGGCCTCGTCGGAGGAGACCGTCGTGAAACGACTGGGCCAGCGAACGGGCGACGAACGCCACCCGTTCGACCCGGTCCGCCGGCGGGTCCAGGTCGACGGCCACCGCCAGGTCACCGGACACAGGGCGACGCTCCGACGGGCGGTCCCCGGCCCCCGAGGCCAACCGGTGGGCGGCCAGGCCCTCAGCCCCGAACCGGCCGACCACATCGCCCACCGGGAGGGCGGCGAACGCCCCCAGGGTGACCAAGCCCAGTCGGGTCAGCACGTCAGTCAGCTCGGGACGGTCCAGTACCACCACCGGTTGGACGGCCAGAAACGTCCGGGTGGTGCCGGCCGGCACGACCAGCGACCCCATCCCGGCCCGGGCGGCAGCCCGGGCGGCCAGACCGGCGGCGAACGACCCGTCAGCCACCCCGACCCGACAGGTCGGACGTCCGGCTCCGGGGACGTCGGCCAGCGCCTCGACCACCGTCGTCGCCGTGCACTCCACCAAGTGGTCCTCCCCGTCGAAGAGACGACGAGGACCGCGGACGCCGAAGGCGCAGACGCCGGGCCGACGGGTCTCCACCCACGGGGTGATGTCACCCAGGGCGGCGACCACCGGCTCGAACCGACGGGCCTCCCGGGCCTCGTCGGATTCTAGGACGACCAGGTTGGGGCACCGGGCCTGGGCGTCGCGTCGGCGCTGGCCTCTGGCCACCCCGCAGGCCCGAGCCGACACCGAGGAAGCCCGGACCAGGCCCCCGTCGATTACCACCGCCGGCTCCTCCGGACCCACCCCGAGGGCGGCCAGCGGCCAGTCGGGGCACCAGACCACCAGGGTGCGGACCGGTCCAAACGCGGTATCGGCCACCGGATCACCCGGCGTCCGATGCCGCACCGTCAGGGCCGGGCAAGAACAGCTCGGACCGGCGACTCCCGGCCGCCACCCCCCGACCGTCGGCGACCACCTCAACCCGACGGGACCGCAGGCGGCCGTGGCCGTCGTCCGGGCCCGACCAGGTGCCGGTCA is part of the Acidimicrobiales bacterium genome and harbors:
- a CDS encoding DNA polymerase Y family protein — translated: MADTAFGPVRTLVVWCPDWPLAALGVGPEEPAVVIDGGLVRASSVSARACGVARGQRRRDAQARCPNLVVLESDEAREARRFEPVVAALGDITPWVETRRPGVCAFGVRGPRRLFDGEDHLVECTATTVVEALADVPGAGRPTCRVGVADGSFAAGLAARAAARAGMGSLVVPAGTTRTFLAVQPVVVLDRPELTDVLTRLGLVTLGAFAALPVGDVVGRFGAEGLAAHRLASGAGDRPSERRPVSGDLAVAVDLDPPADRVERVAFVARSLAQSFHDGLLRRGLSCTRMVIEAETAHGERLERRWRDEGPMGPLAVADRVRWQLEGWLHGPPSVRPTAGLTRLALVPDEVVPATGHQAGFWGGASAADGRAERGLTRVAGLLGPGAVRVPVWRGGRDPADQLVLVPFPSGPGREVAPPDDAPPWPGSLPAPAPAAVHADPAPAEVFDADGRMVRVDGRGRLSAPPAGLRLGDRAADPVLAVATWSGPWPVEERWWDPGRRRRRVRLQVVTTDDTARLVVLEDGCWRVGATYD